CTGCTGGGTATGCCCATTTCCTTTGCCAATTCGTGAACTCTTACCTTACCCATGAAAAGCTTCCTCCAAGAATATTGGTGATTACAGCATTCCTTAAATCTGGGTTCCTTCCTCTATCAAGTGTAAAATTTCCGACCTAAGCTCTTTAATTATGTCTTCACCAACGGTTGTATTCAAAGCATTAGTGAGCTTTTTCCCTTTAAGACCTTGACTGAGGCATTCTTTGCTGTAACAAATATAAACTCCTCTCCCACTTGCTTTACCCGAAGGATCTATGCCAATTTCTCCCGATGGAGAACGTACTATCCTTATCAACTCCTTCTTCGGTTTCACCTTCCCACAACCGATACAAGTCCTAAGAGGTATCTTCTTTCTTGCCATATCAAGTACAATTTAACCTTTTTAATCTAACTTTTTTCCAATTTCTGGTGAATACCATAATAATTACTACCGGGTTTTGCTTTATTCTTGCACCTCTTCCCGGAAGAGGTGAGAGCCTGGCATCTTCCCTCTTCGGCTGCTTTTTCAGCCTCAGCCTCGGTTTTAGCTTTCTCCTCGCTAGCCTGAGATTCACTCTTAATATCAATGCGCCATCCGGTCAACTTTGCAGCTAAACGGGCATTTTGTCCTTCCTTTCCAATGGCCAGAGATAGTTGATTGTCGGGGACAATGGTCTCAGTCCTATGCTCTTTTTCATCGATTATAACCTCTTTTACCTTCGCTGGGCTGAGGGCGTTGGCTACAAAGACTGCGAGGTCCTCACTCCACTGAACGATATCGATTTTCTCTCCCCTTAGCTCGTTTACCACCATTCGGACACGAGAACCCTTTGGCCCCACACAAGCTCCCACGGGATCGATGCTCGGATCCCTTGAGGCTACGGCTATTTTTGATCTTTGCCCGGGTTCTCGGGCTACCGCTTTTATCTCCACGAATCCATCATATATCTCGGGCACTTCGAGTTCAAAAAGCCTTTTTAAAAGCCCTGGGTGGGTGCGGGATACGATGATTTGTGGCTCTTTTGTAGTTCGCCGAACCTCAACGATATAGGCTTTGAGGCGTGTTCCATGTTCATACCTCTCTATAGGAATTTGTTCACTTGGGGGAAGGAGGGCTTCCACCCTACCCAGGTTTAGGAGAGTATACCGCTGATCATTTTGCTGGATAATACCAGTAACGATGTCGCCTTCCCTATCGGCATATTCTTCGTACATCATCTCCCGCTCCGCTTCTCTGATTCTTTGCAGAATTACTTGCTTTGCAGTCTGAGCGGCAATTCGACCGAAATTATGAGGGGTCACCTCGACCTCTTCGACCCTAGGCTCTTTACCCTCCTCTTCTATTGTCCGTTGGGAGAATACCTTAATCTCTCCCGTTTCCCGATCGATTTCAACCCGAACATTTGGAACTCGACCATAATTGCGTCTATATGCTGAGACTAGAGCGGCTTTTAAAGCCTCGAGTATGGTGTCGGGGTTGATTCTCCTTTCTCTCTCTATTTGCCTCAAAGCTTCGATGAGTTCCGAGTTCATGGAGCCTACAAGAACCTCCTTCCATATCTTAAATCAGTTTAAAATTTAAAATCATAGACGAGATGAGCTTGGGATACCAGATCGAAAGGTATCCTCATTAGCTCACCCTCACACT
The DNA window shown above is from Actinomycetota bacterium and carries:
- a CDS encoding YlxR family protein — protein: MARKKIPLRTCIGCGKVKPKKELIRIVRSPSGEIGIDPSGKASGRGVYICYSKECLSQGLKGKKLTNALNTTVGEDIIKELRSEILHLIEEGTQI
- the nusA gene encoding transcription termination factor NusA, whose translation is MNSELIEALRQIERERRINPDTILEALKAALVSAYRRNYGRVPNVRVEIDRETGEIKVFSQRTIEEEGKEPRVEEVEVTPHNFGRIAAQTAKQVILQRIREAEREMMYEEYADREGDIVTGIIQQNDQRYTLLNLGRVEALLPPSEQIPIERYEHGTRLKAYIVEVRRTTKEPQIIVSRTHPGLLKRLFELEVPEIYDGFVEIKAVAREPGQRSKIAVASRDPSIDPVGACVGPKGSRVRMVVNELRGEKIDIVQWSEDLAVFVANALSPAKVKEVIIDEKEHRTETIVPDNQLSLAIGKEGQNARLAAKLTGWRIDIKSESQASEEKAKTEAEAEKAAEEGRCQALTSSGKRCKNKAKPGSNYYGIHQKLEKS